A single genomic interval of Falco cherrug isolate bFalChe1 chromosome 8, bFalChe1.pri, whole genome shotgun sequence harbors:
- the UBE2D2 gene encoding ubiquitin-conjugating enzyme E2 D2 isoform X1, whose protein sequence is MALKRIHKELNDLARDPPAQCSAGPVGDDMFHWQATIMGPNDSPYQGGVFFLTIHFPTDYPFKPPKVAFTTRIYHPNINSNGSICLDILRSQWSPALTISKVLLSICSLLCDPNPDDPLVPEIARIYKTDREKYNRIAREWTQKYAM, encoded by the exons ATGGCGCTGAAGAGAATCCACAAG GAGTTGAATGATCTGGCACGTGATCCTCCAGCACAGTGTTCAGCAGGGCCTGTTGGTGATGACA tgttCCACTGGCAAGCTACAATAATGGGACCA AATGACAGTCCCTATCAAGGTGGAGTATTTTTCTTGACAATTCACTTCCCAACAGATTATCCCTTCAAACCACCTAAG gtTGCATTTACAACAAGAATCTATCATCCAAATATTAACAGTAATGGCAGCATTTGTCTTGATATTCTACGATCACAGTGGTCCCCAGCACTAACTATTTCAAAAG TACTTTTGTCCATCTGTTCTCTGTTGTGTGATCCCAATCCAGATGATCCATTAGTGCCTGAGATTGCACGGATCTACAAAACAGATAGAGAAAA GTACAACAGAATAGCTCGGGAATGGACTCAGAAGTATGCGatgtaa
- the UBE2D2 gene encoding ubiquitin-conjugating enzyme E2 D2 isoform X2: protein MALKRIHKELNDLARDPPAQCSAGPVGDDMFHWQATIMGPNDSPYQGGVFFLTIHFPTDYPFKPPKVAFTTRIYHPNINSNGSICLDILRSQWSPALTISKVLLSRFKNPLQFQCIIRSVHLLLFGLI from the exons ATGGCGCTGAAGAGAATCCACAAG GAGTTGAATGATCTGGCACGTGATCCTCCAGCACAGTGTTCAGCAGGGCCTGTTGGTGATGACA tgttCCACTGGCAAGCTACAATAATGGGACCA AATGACAGTCCCTATCAAGGTGGAGTATTTTTCTTGACAATTCACTTCCCAACAGATTATCCCTTCAAACCACCTAAG gtTGCATTTACAACAAGAATCTATCATCCAAATATTAACAGTAATGGCAGCATTTGTCTTGATATTCTACGATCACAGTGGTCCCCAGCACTAACTATTTCAAAAG TACTTTTGTCCCGCTTCAAAAATCCTCTGCAATTCCAGTGTATTATCAGATCTGTTCACCTGCTTCTCTTTGGCTTGATCTag